A part of Bacillus thuringiensis genomic DNA contains:
- the queC gene encoding 7-cyano-7-deazaguanine synthase QueC produces the protein MKKEKAVVVFSGGQDSTTCLFWAIEQFAEVEAVTFNYNQRHKLEIDCAAEIAKELGIKHTVLDMSLLNQLAPNALTRTDMEITHEEGELPSTFVDGRNLLFLSFAAVLAKQVGARHIVTGVCETDFSGYPDCRDVFVKSLNVTLNLSMDYPFVIHTPLMWIDKAETWKLSDELGAFEFVREKTLTCYNGIIGDGCGECPACQLRKAGLDTYLQEREGASN, from the coding sequence ATGAAAAAAGAAAAGGCAGTTGTTGTTTTCAGTGGAGGACAAGATAGTACGACATGTTTATTTTGGGCAATAGAGCAGTTTGCAGAAGTAGAGGCTGTAACGTTTAATTACAATCAACGTCATAAGCTAGAAATTGATTGTGCAGCGGAAATTGCAAAAGAGCTAGGAATTAAACATACGGTACTAGATATGAGTCTATTAAATCAACTTGCTCCAAATGCGTTAACGAGAACGGATATGGAGATTACACATGAAGAAGGTGAATTGCCATCGACGTTTGTAGATGGACGAAATTTACTATTCTTATCATTTGCTGCTGTATTAGCAAAACAAGTTGGGGCACGTCATATTGTAACGGGTGTATGTGAAACTGATTTTAGTGGTTATCCAGATTGCCGTGACGTGTTTGTGAAATCGTTAAACGTTACTTTAAATTTATCCATGGATTATCCGTTCGTAATTCATACACCACTTATGTGGATTGATAAAGCGGAAACATGGAAATTATCAGATGAACTGGGAGCATTCGAGTTTGTTCGAGAAAAAACATTAACATGTTATAACGGAATCATTGGTGATGGTTGCGGTGAATGTCCAGCATGTCAACTTCGTAAAGCAGGATTAGATACGTACCTACAAGAACGCGAAGGAGCGAGTAACTAA
- the queD gene encoding 6-carboxytetrahydropterin synthase QueD — protein sequence MDNFFGFRIVENLQKMDEDIQRKQLKYHNKRVMVSKEFTFDAAHHLHCYEGKCKNLHGHTYKVVFGISGYVNEIGLAIDFGDIKEIWKNEIEIYLDHRYLNETLPAMNTTAENMVVWIYGKMAEALIKDNRANEYKGARVEFVRLFETPTSYAEVRREWMLDE from the coding sequence ATGGATAACTTCTTTGGATTTCGCATTGTAGAAAATTTGCAAAAAATGGACGAGGATATTCAGCGTAAACAGCTTAAATATCATAATAAAAGAGTAATGGTCAGCAAGGAATTTACATTTGATGCAGCACACCATTTACACTGTTATGAAGGGAAATGTAAAAACTTACATGGTCACACATATAAAGTTGTATTTGGGATTAGTGGATATGTGAATGAAATAGGTCTTGCAATTGACTTTGGAGATATAAAAGAAATTTGGAAGAATGAAATAGAAATTTATTTAGACCATCGTTATTTAAACGAAACGTTACCAGCAATGAATACGACGGCTGAAAACATGGTCGTTTGGATTTACGGAAAAATGGCAGAAGCATTAATAAAAGATAATCGTGCGAACGAATATAAAGGAGCTCGTGTTGAATTTGTTCGTCTTTTCGAGACGCCAACTAGTTATGCGGAAGTAAGACGGGAGTGGATGCTCGATGAGTAA
- the queE gene encoding 7-carboxy-7-deazaguanine synthase QueE, with protein sequence MSKIPVLEIFGPTIQGEGMVVGQKTMFIRTAGCDYSCAWCDSAFTWDGSAKDQIRQMTAEDVWNELVEIGGENFSHVTISGGNPALLKNIEFLLYILKENGMRTAIETQGSKWQDWLLQIDEITISPKPPSSTMNTDFQKLDAVIQKLAGKDISLKVVVFDDYDFEYAVKMHERYPDVPFFLQVGNDDTKTVDDSMLIKKLLDKYEWLIEKAVNCKEMNNAKVLPQLHALVWGNKRGV encoded by the coding sequence ATGAGTAAAATCCCTGTCTTAGAAATATTTGGTCCGACTATTCAAGGTGAAGGAATGGTTGTGGGACAAAAGACGATGTTTATCCGTACAGCAGGTTGTGATTATAGCTGCGCATGGTGTGATTCTGCTTTTACGTGGGATGGATCGGCTAAGGATCAAATTAGACAGATGACAGCAGAGGACGTTTGGAACGAGCTTGTAGAGATTGGTGGCGAAAATTTTTCTCATGTTACGATTTCAGGTGGAAATCCAGCATTGTTGAAAAATATTGAGTTTCTTCTTTATATATTAAAAGAGAATGGAATGCGGACGGCAATCGAAACGCAAGGGAGTAAATGGCAAGATTGGTTACTTCAAATTGATGAGATAACGATTTCTCCAAAACCACCAAGTTCGACGATGAATACTGATTTTCAAAAGTTAGATGCTGTTATTCAGAAACTAGCAGGAAAAGATATTAGTTTAAAGGTAGTAGTATTTGACGATTATGACTTTGAGTATGCAGTTAAGATGCACGAACGTTATCCAGATGTTCCATTTTTCTTACAAGTAGGGAATGATGATACAAAAACTGTGGATGATTCGATGTTGATTAAAAAATTATTAGATAAATATGAGTGGCTTATTGAAAAAGCGGTTAACTGTAAAGAAATGAATAATGCAAAAGTATTGCCGCAGCTTCATGCGTTAGTATGGGGAAATAAACGCGGAGTATAA
- the queF gene encoding preQ(1) synthase: MAGRLDEDLKDVTLLGNQNTKYLFEYSPEILEVFDNNHPNRDYFVKFNCPEFTSLCPKTGQPDFATIYISYIPEQRMVESKSLKLYLFSFRNHGDFHEDCMNVIMNDLIKLMDPRYIEVWGKFTPRGGISIDPYCNYGRPGTKYEQMADYRMMNHDLYPETIDNR, encoded by the coding sequence ATGGCAGGAAGATTAGATGAAGATTTAAAAGATGTAACATTATTAGGAAATCAAAATACAAAATATTTATTTGAATATAGCCCAGAAATTTTAGAGGTATTTGATAATAATCATCCAAACCGTGATTATTTTGTGAAATTCAATTGCCCTGAATTTACAAGCTTATGCCCGAAAACAGGCCAACCAGATTTTGCGACGATTTATATTAGCTACATTCCAGAACAAAGAATGGTAGAGAGTAAATCTTTAAAGCTATATTTATTTAGTTTCCGCAATCACGGTGACTTCCACGAAGATTGTATGAACGTTATTATGAATGATTTAATTAAATTAATGGATCCACGTTATATTGAGGTATGGGGAAAATTCACACCACGTGGAGGGATTTCAATTGATCCTTACTGCAACTACGGTCGCCCAGGAACGAAGTATGAACAAATGGCAGACTACCGTATGATGAACCATGATTTATATCCAGAAACAATTGATAACCGTTAA
- a CDS encoding YkvS family protein, producing the protein MQIAETGDIIEFKGGMQGRVQKVNQNSVIVDITIMENFRELDMEPLTVVSHKNYTVINQNA; encoded by the coding sequence ATGCAGATCGCAGAAACTGGAGATATCATTGAATTTAAAGGTGGAATGCAAGGCCGTGTTCAAAAAGTAAATCAAAACTCCGTTATTGTAGATATAACAATTATGGAAAATTTTAGAGAACTAGATATGGAACCTCTTACAGTTGTAAGTCATAAAAACTATACTGTCATTAATCAAAATGCATAA